A stretch of the Rufibacter tibetensis genome encodes the following:
- a CDS encoding MaoC family dehydratase translates to MHIKSQFYEDYELGVTRQTLGRTITETDFVLHAGQTGDFFPHHMDAEWCKTQPFKQRIAHGTLIFSVSIGQTASEINPEAFSKGYDRLRFVKPVFIGDTISTKVTIAEKAEDKKPGYGKVVEHVEVYNQQEEIVMVCDHILLAKRKQGEQGNSDF, encoded by the coding sequence ATGCATATAAAATCTCAGTTTTACGAGGACTACGAACTGGGTGTAACCAGGCAAACGCTGGGGAGAACCATCACGGAAACGGATTTCGTGCTCCATGCCGGGCAAACAGGTGATTTTTTCCCCCATCACATGGATGCAGAGTGGTGCAAAACGCAACCCTTCAAGCAACGCATCGCCCATGGAACTTTGATATTCAGTGTTTCCATCGGGCAGACGGCGTCTGAGATAAATCCTGAGGCATTCTCTAAAGGCTACGACAGGCTGCGGTTTGTGAAACCCGTTTTCATCGGTGATACCATCTCCACCAAGGTAACGATTGCGGAGAAAGCAGAAGATAAAAAGCCCGGCTACGGGAAGGTGGTGGAGCACGTGGAAGTGTACAATCAGCAGGAAGAGATCGTGATGGTCTGCGACCATATCCTGCTGGCTAAGCGAAAGCAGGGGGAACAGGGGAATAGTGATTTTTAG
- a CDS encoding Gfo/Idh/MocA family protein — protein sequence MNINYKPVLPDNPMPVVIIGAGGIVNDAHLPAYQKAGFKVFGITNRTLSKAEDLASRYGIPHVFGTVAEAVAAAPENAVYDLTLMPNQFVDVLRQLPDKAPVLIQKPMGDNLEQTKEIYAVCKSKGLIAAINCQLRFAPYVSAARHLIESGAIGDLYDMEVRLTTYTPWEIFPHVVNHERLEIQYHSIHYIDLVRSFLGDPASVMAKTLRNPHKNLSSSRTTLLFDYGDSMHAVVNTNHDHNFGPHNQESFIKWEGTKGAIKAKMGLLLDYPKGVPDHFEYCVLKDGEEPEWKTLKLEGSWFPDAFIGTMASLMRYAQGEADTLPTSIDDVIKTMAVVESAYKSSDTGGVAVNGSILNFKDILCI from the coding sequence ATGAATATAAACTATAAACCTGTATTACCCGACAACCCCATGCCTGTTGTCATCATTGGCGCAGGGGGAATTGTGAACGATGCGCACTTGCCCGCTTACCAGAAAGCTGGGTTCAAGGTGTTTGGCATCACGAACAGGACGCTGTCCAAAGCGGAAGATCTCGCCTCCAGGTATGGGATTCCCCATGTATTCGGCACCGTGGCCGAGGCGGTGGCCGCCGCCCCGGAGAACGCGGTATATGATCTTACGCTGATGCCCAACCAGTTTGTGGACGTTCTGAGGCAGCTGCCGGATAAAGCACCTGTCCTGATACAGAAGCCCATGGGTGATAATCTGGAACAGACAAAAGAAATTTATGCTGTTTGCAAAAGCAAAGGCCTGATTGCGGCGATCAACTGTCAGTTGCGCTTTGCCCCTTACGTCAGCGCTGCCCGCCACCTGATTGAATCAGGGGCCATCGGGGACCTTTATGATATGGAAGTGCGCCTGACAACGTATACCCCGTGGGAAATCTTTCCGCACGTAGTGAATCATGAGCGGCTGGAGATCCAATACCACAGCATTCACTACATCGACCTTGTCAGATCCTTTCTGGGTGATCCCGCAAGCGTAATGGCGAAAACCTTACGCAACCCCCATAAGAACCTGTCTTCTTCACGCACCACCCTTTTGTTTGACTATGGCGATTCCATGCATGCGGTAGTCAACACCAACCACGACCACAATTTCGGCCCCCATAACCAGGAAAGCTTTATCAAATGGGAAGGAACCAAAGGGGCCATAAAAGCAAAAATGGGCCTGTTGCTGGATTACCCAAAAGGAGTTCCGGATCATTTTGAGTACTGTGTCTTGAAAGATGGGGAGGAACCGGAATGGAAAACACTCAAGCTGGAGGGTAGCTGGTTCCCGGATGCTTTCATAGGGACAATGGCAAGCTTGATGCGGTATGCCCAAGGGGAGGCGGACACCTTGCCGACCAGTATTGATGACGTGATCAAAACAATGGCGGTCGTGGAAAGCGCCTATAAGTCAAGTGATACGGGAGGGGTGGCGGTAAATGGAAGTATTCTGAATTTCAAAGACATCTTATGCATATAA